Proteins encoded in a region of the Elaeis guineensis isolate ETL-2024a chromosome 7, EG11, whole genome shotgun sequence genome:
- the LOC105049080 gene encoding cold-responsive protein kinase 1 isoform X5 has protein sequence MSCFSFIFRRKRTSQQETHRGDEDIPGIENVTFYSYNELRSATGDFSAANKVGEGGFGSVYRGRLKDGTTVAIKVLSSESRQGVREFLTELTVISGILHENLVRLYGCCVEGTHRIIVYNYLENNSLAQTLLGSAHSNIQFDWRARVKICIGIARGLAFLHEEVRPHIVHRDIKASNILLDKDLTAKISDFGLAKLLPANTTHVSTRVAGTIGYLAPEYAVRGQVTRKSDVYSFGVLLLEIVSGRCNTNTRLPYEDQFLLERSFMSVC, from the exons ATGAGTTGTTTCTCTTTCATATTCAGAAGGAAAAGGACTTCACAGCAAGAAACTCATAGAGGTGATGAAG ATATTCCTGGCATTGAAAATGTAACATTCTACTCTTATAATGAATTGAGAAGTGCCACTGGAGATTTTAGTGCTGCTAACAAAGTTGGTGAGGGAGGTTTTGGCTCTGTCTACAGG GGAAGGCTCAAAGATGGGACTACTGTTGCCATAAAGGTTCTCTCCTCTGAGTCAAGGCAAGGAGTGCGGGAGTTTTTGACTGAGCTTACTGTGATCTCTGGTATCTTGCATGAGAATCTTGTTAGGTTGTATGGTTGCTGTGTTGAAGGAACTCACAGAATAATTGTTTACAATTATCTTGAGAACAATAGCCTTGCTCAAACCCTTCTTG GTTCTGCCCACAGTAACATTCAGTTTGACTGGAGAGCACGAGTTAAAATCTGCATTGGTATCGCTCGCGGACTTGCATTTCTTCATGAGGAAGTCCGGCCTCACATTGTTCATCGGGAtattaaagcaagtaatattcttCTTGATAAGGATCTCACTGCCAAAATTTCAGATTTTGGTTTGGCAAAGTTACTGCCTGCAAATACAACCCATGTCAGCACTAGAGTTGCAGGAACAAT AGGGTATCTTGCACCAGAATATGCAGTTCGGGGTCAAGTGACCAGAAAGTCAGACGTTTATAGTTTTGGTGTTCTTCTTTTAGAAATAGTTAGTGGAAGATGTAACACTAACACAAGACTACCCTATGAAGATCAATTTCTTCTCGAAAGG
- the LOC105049080 gene encoding cold-responsive protein kinase 1 isoform X4: MSCFSFIFRRKRTSQQETHRGDEDIPGIENVTFYSYNELRSATGDFSAANKVGEGGFGSVYRGRLKDGTTVAIKVLSSESRQGVREFLTELTVISGILHENLVRLYGCCVEGTHRIIVYNYLENNSLAQTLLGSAHSNIQFDWRARVKICIGIARGLAFLHEEVRPHIVHRDIKASNILLDKDLTAKISDFGLAKLLPANTTHVSTRVAGTIGYLAPEYAVRGQVTRKSDVYSFGVLLLEIVSGRCNTNTRLPYEDQFLLERQFGFNK; the protein is encoded by the exons ATGAGTTGTTTCTCTTTCATATTCAGAAGGAAAAGGACTTCACAGCAAGAAACTCATAGAGGTGATGAAG ATATTCCTGGCATTGAAAATGTAACATTCTACTCTTATAATGAATTGAGAAGTGCCACTGGAGATTTTAGTGCTGCTAACAAAGTTGGTGAGGGAGGTTTTGGCTCTGTCTACAGG GGAAGGCTCAAAGATGGGACTACTGTTGCCATAAAGGTTCTCTCCTCTGAGTCAAGGCAAGGAGTGCGGGAGTTTTTGACTGAGCTTACTGTGATCTCTGGTATCTTGCATGAGAATCTTGTTAGGTTGTATGGTTGCTGTGTTGAAGGAACTCACAGAATAATTGTTTACAATTATCTTGAGAACAATAGCCTTGCTCAAACCCTTCTTG GTTCTGCCCACAGTAACATTCAGTTTGACTGGAGAGCACGAGTTAAAATCTGCATTGGTATCGCTCGCGGACTTGCATTTCTTCATGAGGAAGTCCGGCCTCACATTGTTCATCGGGAtattaaagcaagtaatattcttCTTGATAAGGATCTCACTGCCAAAATTTCAGATTTTGGTTTGGCAAAGTTACTGCCTGCAAATACAACCCATGTCAGCACTAGAGTTGCAGGAACAAT AGGGTATCTTGCACCAGAATATGCAGTTCGGGGTCAAGTGACCAGAAAGTCAGACGTTTATAGTTTTGGTGTTCTTCTTTTAGAAATAGTTAGTGGAAGATGTAACACTAACACAAGACTACCCTATGAAGATCAATTTCTTCTCGAAAGG